The Streptomyces sp. NBC_01268 genome window below encodes:
- a CDS encoding TetR/AcrR family transcriptional regulator, whose product MNESSEEEKSPAPGSRRPGGRTARTRAAVRDAVLTGLAEHGYPALTVEYVAERSGVHKTTLYRRWGGVEGMVADALALAGEDAWAAPDTGSLAGDLRALAREVADAFADPAQAAAPTAFVGAAFQSERAAESLRDFYTERFRRCEPVVDRAVARGEAPAGTDAGAVVRAVSAPLFLRLFVTREPVDARVADEAARTVLAAVATGAFVHGSDAPTRQSPGEATA is encoded by the coding sequence TTGAACGAGTCGTCCGAGGAAGAGAAGTCCCCCGCCCCCGGCAGCAGGCGCCCCGGCGGGCGCACCGCGCGGACCCGCGCCGCGGTCCGCGACGCCGTTCTGACCGGCCTGGCGGAGCACGGGTATCCGGCGCTCACCGTCGAGTACGTGGCCGAGCGTTCGGGGGTGCACAAGACGACGCTCTACCGGCGCTGGGGCGGCGTCGAGGGCATGGTCGCCGACGCGCTCGCACTCGCCGGCGAGGACGCGTGGGCGGCCCCGGACACCGGGAGCCTCGCCGGTGATCTGCGCGCACTGGCCCGCGAGGTGGCCGACGCCTTCGCCGATCCGGCTCAGGCGGCCGCGCCGACCGCCTTCGTAGGCGCCGCGTTCCAGTCGGAGCGGGCCGCGGAGTCGCTGCGCGACTTCTACACGGAGCGCTTCCGGCGCTGCGAGCCCGTGGTGGACCGGGCCGTGGCCCGCGGCGAGGCCCCGGCCGGGACGGACGCGGGCGCGGTCGTCCGGGCGGTGTCGGCGCCGCTCTTCCTCCGCCTCTTCGTCACCCGCGAACCAGTGGACGCGCGCGTCGCCGACGAGGCAGCGCGGACGGTCCTCGCCGCGGTCGCGACGGGCGCGTTCGTCCACGGCTCCGACGCGCCGACCCGGCAGTCGCCCGGCGAGGCGACCGCCTGA
- a CDS encoding YdbC family protein, protein MLVKWIRCTVVDRRGFERGQRKWAGLLGEPGFRGQGGGWSRRRPDVAHVFAFWESRAFYDSFMARSHDRLAATQAGTFKNAQVKLFDHRFDVKTGFEPRFADADVARVAHSRVHEERAEHFALMQEKVWNPAMAGSPGMLRGLFGEAPGPEFLVLSMWNSAAEHGKYRVERVERLGLRAQTAADVAALTGDVVQLESTWAV, encoded by the coding sequence GTGCTGGTCAAGTGGATTCGCTGCACCGTGGTGGACCGTCGAGGGTTCGAGCGGGGGCAGCGGAAATGGGCGGGGCTGCTCGGTGAGCCGGGCTTCCGGGGGCAGGGTGGCGGATGGAGCCGGCGACGGCCCGATGTCGCCCATGTCTTCGCGTTCTGGGAGAGCCGGGCGTTCTACGACTCGTTCATGGCGCGCTCCCACGACCGGCTCGCCGCCACCCAGGCCGGCACCTTCAAGAACGCCCAGGTCAAGCTGTTCGACCACCGCTTCGACGTGAAGACCGGCTTCGAGCCGCGCTTCGCCGACGCCGACGTGGCGCGGGTGGCCCACAGCCGCGTCCACGAGGAGCGGGCCGAGCACTTCGCCCTCATGCAGGAGAAGGTCTGGAACCCGGCGATGGCCGGCTCCCCCGGCATGCTTCGGGGGCTGTTCGGCGAGGCGCCGGGGCCCGAGTTCCTCGTGCTCTCGATGTGGAACTCGGCCGCCGAGCACGGGAAGTACCGGGTGGAGCGGGTGGAGCGCCTCGGCCTGCGCGCGCAGACCGCGGCGGACGTGGCCGCCCTGACGGGCGACGTCGTGCAGCTCGAATCGACGTGGGCGGTGTGA
- a CDS encoding vitamin B12-dependent ribonucleotide reductase: MTETASGPARGSRTKGTKAAKGLRIERIHTTPGVHPYDEVNWERRDVVMTNWRDGSINFEQRGVEFPDFWSVNAVNIVTSKYFRGAVGTPQRETGLKQLIDRIVKTYTKAGEEYDYFASPADAEIFEHELAYALLHQIFSFNSPVWFNVGTPQPQQVSACFILAVDDSMESILDWYKEEGMIFKGGSGAGLNLSRIRSSKELLSSGGNASGPVSFMRGADASAGTIKSGGATRRAAKMVILDVDHPDIEDFIETKVKEEEKIRALRDAGFDMDLGGDDITSVQYQNANNSVRVNDEFMKAVEAGGKFGLRARMTGEVIEEVDAKSLFRKMAEAAWACADPGIQYDDTINHWHTCPESGRINGSNPCSEYMHLDNTSCNLASLNLMKFLKDDGKGNQSFDVERFAKVVELVITAMDISICFADFPTQKIGENTRAFRQLGIGYANLGALLMATGHAYDSDGGRALAGAITSLMTGTSYKRSAELAAVVGPYDGYALNAQPHQRVMQQHADENTKAVRVDDLDSPIWAAATEAWQDVIRLGAKNGFRNAQASVIAPTGTIGLAMSCDTTGLEPDLALVKFKKLVGGGSMQIVNGTVPQALRRLGYQEEQIEAIVAHIAEHGNVIDAPGLKTEHYEVFDCAMGERSISAMGHVRMMAAIQPWISGALSKTVNLPETATVEDVEEVYFEAWKMGVKALAIYRDNCKVGQPLSAKKKEEEKAEVTAKSEATIREAVEKVVEYRPVRKRLPKGRPGITTSFTVGGAEGYMTANSYPDDGLGEVFLKMSKQGSTLAGMMDAFSIAVSVGLQYGVPLETYVSKFTNMRFEPAGMTDDPDVRMAQSIVDYIFRRLALDFLPFETRSALGIHSAEERQRHLETGSYEQSEDDVDVDVEGLAQSAPRAQEPQAVLAPVRAEVPAPKQAHTSAELVEMQLGISADAPLCFSCGTKMQRAGSCYICEGCGSTSGCS; encoded by the coding sequence ATGACAGAGACGGCGAGCGGCCCGGCACGTGGTTCCCGCACCAAGGGGACCAAGGCGGCCAAGGGCCTGCGTATCGAGCGCATCCACACCACCCCCGGCGTGCATCCGTACGACGAGGTGAACTGGGAGCGCCGTGACGTCGTCATGACCAACTGGCGCGACGGCTCGATCAACTTCGAGCAGCGTGGCGTCGAGTTCCCCGACTTCTGGTCGGTGAACGCGGTCAACATCGTCACCAGCAAGTACTTCCGCGGGGCCGTCGGCACCCCGCAGCGCGAGACCGGTCTCAAGCAGCTCATCGACCGGATCGTGAAGACCTACACGAAGGCCGGCGAGGAGTACGACTACTTCGCCTCGCCCGCCGACGCCGAGATCTTCGAGCACGAGCTGGCGTACGCCCTCCTGCACCAGATCTTCAGCTTCAACTCCCCGGTGTGGTTCAACGTCGGCACGCCGCAGCCCCAGCAGGTCTCCGCCTGCTTCATCCTGGCCGTCGACGACTCCATGGAGTCGATCCTCGACTGGTACAAGGAAGAGGGCATGATCTTCAAGGGCGGCTCCGGCGCCGGCCTGAACCTCTCCCGCATCCGCTCCTCCAAGGAGCTGCTCTCCTCCGGCGGCAACGCCTCCGGCCCGGTCTCCTTCATGCGCGGCGCCGACGCCTCCGCGGGAACGATCAAGTCGGGTGGCGCCACCCGCCGCGCCGCCAAGATGGTCATCCTCGACGTCGACCACCCGGACATCGAGGACTTCATCGAGACCAAGGTCAAGGAGGAGGAGAAGATCCGCGCGCTGCGCGACGCGGGCTTCGACATGGACCTGGGCGGCGACGACATCACGTCCGTCCAGTACCAGAACGCCAACAACTCCGTCCGCGTGAACGACGAGTTCATGAAGGCCGTCGAGGCCGGCGGGAAGTTCGGTCTGCGCGCCCGCATGACCGGCGAGGTCATCGAGGAGGTCGACGCCAAGTCGCTCTTCCGCAAGATGGCCGAGGCCGCGTGGGCCTGTGCCGACCCGGGCATCCAGTACGACGACACGATCAACCACTGGCACACGTGCCCGGAGTCCGGCCGCATCAACGGCTCGAACCCGTGCAGCGAGTACATGCACCTGGACAACACGTCCTGCAACCTCGCCTCGCTGAACCTGATGAAGTTCCTCAAGGACGACGGCAAGGGCAACCAGTCCTTCGACGTCGAGCGCTTCGCCAAGGTCGTCGAGCTCGTCATCACCGCGATGGACATCTCCATCTGCTTCGCCGACTTCCCCACCCAGAAGATCGGCGAGAACACCCGCGCCTTCCGCCAGCTCGGCATCGGCTACGCCAACCTCGGCGCCCTGCTGATGGCGACCGGCCACGCGTACGACTCCGACGGCGGCCGCGCCCTGGCCGGTGCCATCACCTCGTTGATGACCGGCACCTCGTACAAGCGCTCCGCCGAGCTTGCCGCCGTCGTCGGCCCCTACGACGGCTACGCGCTCAACGCCCAGCCGCACCAGCGCGTCATGCAGCAGCACGCCGACGAGAACACCAAGGCCGTCCGCGTGGACGACCTGGACTCGCCGATCTGGGCCGCCGCCACGGAGGCCTGGCAGGACGTGATCCGCCTCGGCGCCAAGAACGGCTTCCGCAACGCGCAGGCCTCGGTCATCGCCCCCACCGGCACCATCGGTCTCGCGATGTCCTGCGACACCACCGGCCTCGAGCCCGACCTCGCCCTGGTCAAGTTCAAGAAGCTGGTCGGCGGCGGCTCGATGCAGATCGTCAACGGCACCGTCCCGCAGGCCCTGCGCCGCCTGGGTTACCAGGAGGAGCAGATCGAGGCGATCGTCGCCCACATCGCCGAGCACGGCAACGTGATCGACGCCCCCGGCCTGAAGACCGAGCACTACGAGGTCTTCGACTGCGCCATGGGCGAGCGTTCCATCTCCGCGATGGGCCACGTCCGCATGATGGCCGCCATCCAGCCGTGGATCTCCGGCGCCCTCTCCAAGACCGTCAACCTGCCGGAGACGGCGACGGTCGAGGACGTCGAGGAGGTCTACTTCGAGGCCTGGAAGATGGGCGTCAAGGCGCTCGCCATCTACCGCGACAACTGCAAGGTCGGCCAGCCCCTCTCCGCCAAGAAGAAGGAGGAGGAGAAGGCCGAGGTCACCGCGAAGTCCGAGGCGACGATCCGCGAGGCCGTCGAGAAGGTCGTCGAGTACCGCCCGGTGCGCAAGCGCCTCCCGAAGGGCCGCCCGGGGATCACCACCTCCTTCACCGTGGGTGGCGCCGAGGGCTACATGACCGCCAACTCCTACCCGGACGACGGTCTCGGCGAGGTCTTCCTGAAGATGTCCAAGCAGGGCTCGACGCTCGCCGGCATGATGGACGCCTTCTCCATCGCCGTCTCCGTCGGTCTCCAGTACGGCGTCCCCCTGGAGACGTACGTCTCGAAGTTCACCAACATGCGCTTCGAGCCGGCCGGCATGACGGACGACCCGGACGTGCGGATGGCGCAGTCGATCGTCGACTACATCTTCCGCCGCCTGGCGCTGGACTTCCTGCCCTTCGAGACCCGCTCCGCGCTCGGCATCCACTCCGCCGAGGAGCGTCAGCGTCACCTGGAGACCGGCTCCTACGAGCAGTCCGAGGACGACGTCGACGTCGACGTCGAGGGTCTGGCCCAGTCCGCTCCCCGCGCCCAGGAGCCGCAGGCCGTCCTCGCTCCGGTGCGCGCCGAGGTGCCCGCGCCGAAGCAGGCCCACACCTCCGCCGAGCTCGTCGAGATGCAGCTGGGCATCAGCGCGGACGCCCCGCTCTGCTTCTCCTGCGGTACGAAGATGCAGCGCGCCGGCTCCTGCTACATCTGCGAGGGCTGCGGCTCGACCAGCGGCTGCAGCTGA
- the nrdR gene encoding transcriptional regulator NrdR, with protein MHCPFCRHPDSRVVDSRTTDDGTSIRRRRQCPDCSRRFTTVETCSLMVVKRSGVTEPFSRTKVISGVRKACQGRPVTEDALAKLGQRVEEAVRATGSAELTTHDVGLAILGPLQELDLVAYLRFASVYKAFNSLEDFEAAITELRERPPAELRGIGATPEVPVPATAAD; from the coding sequence ATGCACTGCCCCTTCTGCAGGCACCCCGACAGCCGAGTCGTCGACAGTCGCACCACCGACGACGGGACGTCGATCCGACGCCGCCGCCAGTGCCCCGACTGCTCCCGCCGTTTCACGACGGTGGAGACGTGCTCGCTCATGGTGGTCAAGCGTTCGGGGGTCACCGAACCCTTCAGTCGCACCAAGGTCATCTCGGGCGTGCGCAAGGCATGCCAGGGACGCCCCGTCACCGAGGACGCGCTCGCCAAGCTGGGCCAGCGGGTCGAGGAGGCGGTGCGCGCCACCGGAAGCGCCGAGCTGACCACCCACGACGTGGGTCTGGCGATCCTCGGCCCGCTGCAGGAGCTCGACCTCGTCGCGTACCTGCGCTTCGCTTCCGTTTACAAGGCCTTCAACAGCCTCGAAGACTTCGAGGCCGCCATCACGGAGCTCCGTGAGCGGCCTCCCGCTGAGCTGCGCGGGATCGGAGCGACCCCCGAGGTCCCCGTTCCCGCCACCGCCGCCGACTAG
- a CDS encoding TerD family protein, translated as MSGLNKGVGKAEVTLKWDPSPMGTPPHDLDLVAGVYTADAPYGPPDYLVHFDSRSPDGTITLHRDSRTGQGFGYDEAMTLELTRLAPRYARVVVGVAIQQGGGRLTFGQVAHTGVLVREGYTDLLEDDFAAVADATAATVVEFTRDGAEGWTLRPLSVGFDTDPRHFGAQMGARRA; from the coding sequence GTGAGCGGACTCAACAAGGGGGTCGGCAAGGCCGAGGTGACGCTCAAGTGGGACCCGAGTCCGATGGGCACCCCGCCGCACGACCTGGACCTCGTCGCGGGGGTCTACACGGCGGACGCCCCCTACGGACCGCCGGACTACCTCGTGCACTTCGACAGCCGCTCCCCCGACGGCACGATCACCCTCCACCGCGACAGCCGTACGGGGCAGGGCTTCGGCTACGACGAGGCGATGACCCTGGAGCTGACCAGGCTCGCACCGCGCTACGCGCGCGTGGTGGTGGGCGTGGCCATACAGCAGGGCGGTGGCAGGCTCACGTTCGGCCAGGTCGCGCACACGGGTGTCCTGGTGCGCGAGGGCTACACGGATCTGCTGGAGGACGATTTCGCGGCCGTGGCGGACGCGACCGCCGCGACGGTCGTCGAGTTCACCCGCGACGGCGCCGAGGGCTGGACCCTGCGCCCCCTGTCCGTGGGCTTCGACACCGATCCGCGCCACTTCGGCGCCCAGATGGGGGCGCGGCGCGCCTGA
- a CDS encoding DUF6215 domain-containing protein, whose product MGEDAENAENAENAENTAGSTNGPSVGGQVAAALALGAVLAGGFWYMAKSDMDAAAAKGPAVCTPTKAATDPTDPTPPPRKLPAAYIPGNKLCEALNRPDLPALLGTPGEKAQNAWGSDGWVGLGGTKIASPEGNVRLATYSVKFSASYDRLPVAQMGQLLGRTAEPTKVLGRTALFYSDRTIALKFPLGGGSKAETGTGGIARHLLVAKDAKDGGGSFEIVIWRQDEALPDDAALLRVAERVLPTLPGWATR is encoded by the coding sequence ATGGGCGAGGACGCCGAGAACGCCGAGAACGCCGAGAACGCCGAGAACACGGCCGGATCGACGAACGGGCCGAGCGTCGGAGGGCAGGTGGCCGCCGCGCTGGCCCTGGGGGCGGTGCTCGCGGGCGGCTTCTGGTACATGGCCAAGTCCGACATGGACGCGGCCGCGGCGAAGGGGCCGGCCGTCTGCACGCCGACAAAGGCCGCGACGGACCCGACGGACCCGACGCCCCCACCGCGTAAGCTGCCGGCCGCGTACATCCCGGGGAACAAGCTGTGCGAGGCACTGAACCGGCCGGACCTGCCGGCGCTCCTGGGCACACCCGGCGAGAAGGCGCAGAACGCCTGGGGCAGCGACGGCTGGGTCGGCCTCGGAGGCACCAAGATCGCGTCACCCGAGGGCAACGTCCGCCTCGCGACGTACTCCGTGAAGTTCTCCGCCTCCTACGACCGCCTCCCGGTCGCCCAGATGGGACAGCTCCTGGGAAGGACGGCGGAACCGACGAAGGTCCTGGGGCGCACGGCCCTCTTCTACTCGGACCGGACCATCGCGCTCAAGTTCCCGCTCGGCGGTGGCAGCAAGGCCGAGACGGGCACCGGCGGCATCGCCCGGCATCTGCTCGTCGCCAAGGACGCGAAGGACGGCGGCGGCTCCTTCGAGATCGTCATCTGGCGCCAGGACGAGGCACTTCCCGACGACGCGGCGCTGCTGCGGGTCGCCGAGCGGGTGCTGCCCACACTTCCCGGCTGGGCCACGCGGTGA
- a CDS encoding arylamine N-acetyltransferase family protein, translating to MWSGEELDLDAYLARIGYAGEPAPDLPTLRALHRAHVRAISFENLDVALGRRIPLDIKSVQAKLVGRRRGGYCYEQNSLFAAALERIGFEVAGRGARNRSRGDALTPITHALLVVTIDGEQWLADTGFGWQGPLEPVPLADGARVEQDGWVFGVVAEAEGVHLLRSLRPEGWADLYSFAPHSVYPVDFELMNHYSSSHPRSRFVGQVVVLRPGSEVRRSLVRSALTSVRVDGTTEERTVGPEELAGTLDELFGIELDAEEAAGLLRLQSTEI from the coding sequence ATGTGGAGCGGGGAAGAGCTGGATCTGGACGCATATCTGGCGCGGATCGGGTACGCGGGGGAGCCCGCGCCGGATCTGCCGACGCTGCGGGCCCTGCACCGCGCGCATGTCCGGGCCATCTCCTTCGAGAACCTCGACGTGGCGCTCGGGCGGCGGATCCCGCTCGACATCAAGAGCGTCCAGGCCAAGCTGGTGGGCCGGCGGCGCGGCGGCTACTGCTACGAGCAGAACTCGCTCTTCGCGGCCGCCCTGGAGAGGATCGGCTTCGAGGTGGCGGGGCGCGGCGCCCGCAACAGGTCGCGCGGGGACGCCCTGACGCCGATCACCCACGCGCTGTTGGTCGTGACGATCGACGGTGAACAGTGGCTCGCGGACACCGGGTTCGGCTGGCAGGGCCCGCTGGAACCGGTCCCGCTGGCCGACGGCGCGCGGGTCGAGCAGGACGGGTGGGTCTTCGGCGTCGTGGCGGAGGCGGAGGGCGTCCACCTGCTGCGCTCGCTTCGCCCGGAGGGGTGGGCCGACCTGTACTCGTTCGCGCCGCACTCCGTCTACCCCGTGGACTTCGAGCTGATGAACCACTACAGCTCCAGCCACCCGCGGTCGCGTTTCGTCGGCCAGGTGGTGGTCCTGCGGCCGGGCTCCGAGGTGCGCAGGTCCCTCGTCCGGTCCGCCCTGACCTCCGTGCGGGTCGACGGAACCACCGAGGAACGGACGGTCGGCCCGGAGGAGTTGGCCGGGACGCTGGACGAGCTCTTCGGAATCGAACTGGACGCCGAGGAGGCCGCGGGTCTGCTGCGGCTGCAGTCCACGGAGATCTGA
- the lexA gene encoding transcriptional repressor LexA, producing the protein MTTTADSATITAQDRSQGRLEPVHAMNDAAMNGEEPGRPARSLPGRPPGIRADSSGLTDRQRRVIEVIRDSVQRRGYPPSMREIGQAVGLSSTSSVAHQLMALERKGFLRRDPHRPRAYEVRGSDQPSTQPTDTTGKPAASYVPLVGRIAAGGPILAEESVEDVFPLPRQLVGDGELFVLKVVGDSMIEAAICDGDWVTVRRQPVAENGDIVAAMLDGEATVKRFKREDGHVWLLPHNAAYQPIPGDEATILGKVVAVLRRV; encoded by the coding sequence GTGACCACCACCGCAGACAGTGCCACCATCACTGCCCAGGACCGCTCCCAGGGCCGACTCGAGCCGGTGCATGCGATGAATGACGCAGCCATGAACGGGGAGGAGCCCGGCCGACCCGCGCGCTCGCTCCCCGGGCGACCTCCAGGCATCCGGGCCGACAGCTCCGGCCTCACCGACCGGCAGCGCCGGGTCATCGAGGTCATCCGCGACTCGGTCCAGCGCCGCGGGTACCCGCCGTCGATGCGTGAGATCGGGCAGGCCGTGGGCCTCTCCAGCACCTCCTCCGTGGCGCACCAGCTGATGGCCCTGGAGCGCAAGGGCTTCCTGCGCCGCGACCCGCACCGCCCCCGTGCGTACGAGGTGCGCGGCTCGGACCAGCCCAGCACGCAGCCGACGGACACCACCGGCAAGCCCGCCGCCTCCTACGTCCCCCTGGTCGGGCGTATCGCGGCGGGTGGCCCCATCCTGGCCGAGGAGTCCGTCGAGGACGTCTTCCCGCTCCCCCGACAGCTGGTCGGCGACGGCGAGCTCTTCGTCCTCAAGGTCGTCGGTGACTCCATGATCGAGGCCGCCATCTGCGACGGGGACTGGGTCACGGTCCGCCGCCAGCCGGTCGCCGAGAACGGCGACATCGTGGCCGCCATGCTCGACGGCGAGGCCACGGTCAAGCGCTTCAAGCGCGAGGACGGGCACGTCTGGCTGCTCCCGCACAACGCGGCGTACCAGCCGATCCCCGGCGACGAGGCCACCATCCTCGGCAAGGTCGTCGCCGTGCTGCGACGGGTGTGA
- a CDS encoding ABC-F family ATP-binding cassette domain-containing protein, whose amino-acid sequence MPTQISLHEATVTRGERLLLDQVSLTVRPGERIGIVGENGAGKSTLLRILGGLDAPDAGEAVTVADGGTRLLAQTPELPPGATVAEAIDAALTELRTMERRLRTLEAGLGAADARTLGEYGDLLTAFELRGGYEADARVDKALHALGLAHLGRDRHLGSLSGGEQARLGIACAIAAAPEVLFLDEPTIHLDARALDWLEDSLLAHRGTVLAVSHDRVFLERVTTAILEVDADRRTVVRYGDGYAGFRAERAAARRRWEQAHAEWCAETARLAAYATTTALGVAPGRTIKDNNKMAYDRAGGRVQASVSGRVRNAQERLRRLHEEPVPEPPKPLAFTARPVAGRVEGELLALDGVRVADRLSVDALTVDAGDRLLIHGDNGAGKSTLLRVMAGLTEPDTGRVTRRGRTGFLAQEIPAHRPAERLLATFGRGLPLTEDEQAELLLSYGLFRPADLRVPVGSLSAGQRRRLALARLLARPADLLLLDEPANHLALGVVEELEEALEQWPGAVVVVSHDRELRRRFTGRIRRMDSGHLLD is encoded by the coding sequence TTGCCCACTCAGATCTCACTTCACGAGGCGACCGTGACCCGTGGTGAACGCCTGCTGCTCGATCAGGTGTCGCTCACCGTGCGACCGGGCGAACGGATCGGGATCGTGGGGGAGAACGGAGCGGGCAAGTCCACCCTGCTGCGGATCCTCGGCGGCCTCGACGCCCCCGACGCCGGCGAAGCCGTCACCGTGGCCGACGGCGGCACCCGCCTGCTCGCCCAGACCCCCGAGCTGCCGCCCGGAGCCACCGTCGCCGAGGCCATCGACGCCGCGCTCACCGAGCTGCGGACCATGGAGCGCCGCCTGCGCACACTGGAGGCCGGACTCGGCGCCGCGGACGCCCGAACCCTCGGCGAGTACGGCGACCTGCTCACCGCCTTCGAACTCCGCGGCGGATACGAGGCGGACGCCCGCGTCGACAAGGCCCTGCACGCCCTCGGCCTGGCCCACCTGGGCCGCGACCGGCACCTCGGCAGCCTGTCCGGCGGCGAGCAGGCCAGACTCGGCATCGCGTGCGCGATCGCCGCCGCCCCCGAGGTGCTCTTCCTCGACGAGCCGACCATCCACCTCGACGCCCGGGCGCTCGACTGGCTGGAGGACTCCCTCCTCGCCCATCGCGGCACCGTCCTGGCCGTCTCCCACGACCGGGTCTTCCTGGAGCGCGTGACCACGGCGATCCTGGAGGTCGACGCCGACCGCCGGACCGTCGTGCGGTACGGCGACGGATACGCGGGCTTCCGCGCCGAACGGGCCGCCGCCCGGCGGCGCTGGGAACAGGCCCACGCCGAATGGTGCGCCGAGACCGCCCGACTCGCCGCGTACGCGACGACGACCGCGCTCGGCGTGGCGCCCGGCCGGACCATCAAGGACAACAACAAGATGGCCTACGACCGCGCGGGCGGCCGGGTCCAGGCCTCCGTCTCCGGCCGCGTGCGCAACGCCCAGGAACGCCTGCGCAGGCTTCACGAGGAGCCCGTTCCCGAGCCGCCGAAGCCCCTCGCGTTCACCGCACGGCCGGTCGCCGGCCGGGTCGAGGGCGAGCTGCTCGCCCTCGACGGCGTGCGGGTGGCCGACCGCCTCAGCGTGGACGCCCTGACCGTCGACGCGGGCGACCGGCTGCTGATCCACGGGGACAACGGAGCGGGCAAGTCCACCCTGCTGCGCGTCATGGCGGGCCTGACAGAGCCCGACACCGGCCGGGTCACCCGCCGCGGACGCACCGGATTCCTGGCCCAGGAGATACCGGCGCACCGCCCCGCCGAGCGCCTCCTCGCCACCTTCGGCCGCGGACTCCCGCTCACCGAGGACGAGCAGGCCGAACTGCTCCTCTCCTACGGACTGTTCCGCCCCGCCGACCTGCGGGTCCCGGTCGGCAGCCTCTCCGCCGGGCAGCGCCGTCGCCTGGCACTCGCCCGGCTGCTCGCCCGCCCCGCCGACCTCCTGCTGCTCGACGAACCGGCCAACCACCTGGCCCTCGGAGTCGTCGAGGAACTGGAGGAGGCACTGGAGCAGTGGCCGGGCGCCGTGGTCGTCGTCTCCCACGACCGCGAACTGCGCCGCCGGTTCACCGGACGGATACGCCGGATGGACTCCGGACACCTGCTCGACTGA
- a CDS encoding histidine phosphatase family protein: MARPRRIVLVRHGESEGNADDTVYEREPDHALRLTETGWRQAEETGGRLRELFGQEQVSVYVSPYRRTHETLRAFRLHPASVRVREEPRLREQDWGNWQDREDVRLQKAYRDAYGHFFYRFAQGESGADVYDRVGAFLESLYRSFEAPDHPPNVLLVTHGLTMRLFCMRWFHWTVADFESLSNPGNAETRTLLLGQDGKYRLDRPFERWRTPEPYGPTG, encoded by the coding sequence ATGGCACGACCGCGGCGCATCGTCCTCGTACGGCACGGAGAGTCCGAGGGCAATGCCGATGACACGGTGTACGAGAGGGAGCCCGACCACGCGCTCCGGCTCACCGAGACCGGATGGCGGCAGGCGGAGGAGACAGGGGGACGGCTGAGGGAACTCTTCGGCCAGGAGCAGGTCAGCGTCTACGTGTCGCCGTACCGGCGGACGCACGAGACCCTGCGCGCCTTCCGGCTCCATCCGGCGAGCGTGCGGGTCAGGGAGGAGCCGCGCCTGCGCGAGCAGGACTGGGGCAACTGGCAGGACCGGGAGGACGTACGCCTCCAGAAGGCCTACCGGGACGCGTACGGACACTTCTTCTACCGCTTCGCCCAGGGCGAGTCGGGCGCCGACGTGTACGACCGGGTCGGGGCGTTCCTGGAGAGCCTCTACCGCAGCTTCGAGGCCCCTGACCATCCGCCCAACGTCCTGCTCGTCACCCACGGGCTGACCATGCGGCTGTTCTGCATGCGCTGGTTCCACTGGACGGTCGCCGACTTCGAGTCGCTGTCGAACCCGGGTAACGCGGAGACGAGGACGCTGCTGCTCGGCCAGGACGGGAAGTACCGGCTCGACCGGCCCTTCGAACGCTGGCGTACCCCGGAACCGTACGGCCCCACCGGATAG